TAAAAGACTGTTTGCCTGTTCCGGTGATCGATGATGTGCTGGATAAATTGCAGAACGCCAAGTTGTTTACGGTGATGGATTTGGAGAACGGCTTCTTCCATGTCCCCATTGAAGAGGAGAGTAAAAAATACACTGCTTTTATCACGAAAACGGGTCTGTACGAATTCAACAGAGCCCCGTTCGGATTCCGCAATTCGCCAGCCGTTTTTATTCGCCATGTAAATCATATATTTCAAGAGTTGGTAAACAATGATGTTCTCGAtttatatatggacgacataaTTATTCACGCTGAGACTCCAAAAGAGTGCTTTGACAAAATGTCACGCGTTTTGGAGAAGGCTGGATCATTtggatagaagattaaatgGCGGAAATGTCACTTTATGCAGACTAAGATATACTTCTTGGGTCACAACATAGAAAATGGAATTGTGTGGCCTGGACAAGAAAAAACGGCGGCCGTCAGCAGGTTTTCGATGCCAAAAAACGTCAGGGCAGTGCAAGGATTTTTGGGATTAACTGGACTTTTCAGGAAATTTATCTTAAATTATTCCCAAATCGCACGCCCATTAACCGACCTTTTGCGGAAGAATGTTAGCTTCAAAATGGGCGATTCTCAGATGAAAGCATTTTAATTACTCAAGAATGCATTGACTACAGAGCCTGTGCTGAAGCTATACGTCAGAGGAGCTAAGACTGAGTTACATACGGATGCATCAAAGGATGGATACGGAGCGTCACTCTTGCAATGGTCAGAAGGCAAACTGCATCCAGTTCACTTCTGGTGCCAAAAATCGTCTGAATCAGAGTCACGGCAACACAGTTATATTCTTGAAGCGAAGGCCGTATATTTAGCAGTAAAGAAATTCAGGCACTACCTGCTGGGCTTGCCATTTTAGTTGGTAACGGATTGCTCTGCATTCAAACAAACGCTGAAGAAGGTGGATGTACCGAGATCAGTAACACAGTGGATAATATATCTTCAAGACTTTGACTACGAAGTAGAACATCGCCCAGGCGAAAGGCTAAAGCATGTTGACTGCCTAAGTCGCAATCCTTGTATAATGGTGGCTTCTCTGGAGATTACAGCACGTATAAAAGCAGCACAAGCTAAAGATGATACTATTAAAGCCATTGTGGAGATTTTAGGCAGCCGTCCATTTGAGGGATACAAGATGAAAGGTGGACTTCTTTACAGGGAAGAAAACGGTAACGATCTCCTTGTTGCTCCGAAGCAGATGGAAAAGGAGGTGATTATCGACGCTCATAATGTTGGTCACTTCGCCGTGCAAAAAACCCTTCATGCTGTGTATCAATCTTATTGGATTCCTCATCTCGAACAAAAGGTTCAGCAGATTGTAAATAACTGTGTgaaatgtataatttttaacaaaaaactgGGCAAGAAAGAGTGTTTCCTAAATTATGGTGATAAAGGAGACCAACCACTTCATACGTTGCATATTGACCACTTAGGCCCCATAAACGCCACTACGAAGCAGTATAAATACATCTTGGCGATGGTTGATGCTTTTACAAAGTTTATTTGGCTGTTTCCGACCAAAACTACAAGCTTCGAGGAAGCgctaaaaaaaatagatatatGGTCACAAATCTTCGGAAATCCTGTGCATATAGTTTCCGACAGAGGCTCATCATTTACGGCCAACTTGTTTACGGAGCATATGAAAACGAATGGCATAGAGCATGTATGGACCACAACGGGAGTTCCTCGTGGAAATGGACAGGTGGAGAGAGTAAATCGAACAATTTTGTCGGTTATTGCAAAGATTTCCGAAAGCGATCAAACCAAGTGGTTTAAGGCAGTTCCAGAAGTACAGAGAGCTGTAAATTCTCAGACGCATACAACGACAAAAAAATCACCGTTCGAGCTTATGTTTGGTGTGAAGGTGAACAACAAACCAGCAAACCGTTTAATACAGCTACTTGAAGAAGAGATGTACCAACGCTTTGATGAAGAACGCCAACTAATGAGGCAGAACGCGAAAGCTGAAATTATTCAAGCGCAGAAGTCTTATAAGAAGCACTTTGACAGTAAAAGAAAGCACTTTGACAGTAAAAGAAAGCCAGAGGCCGGATATCAGGTTGGAGACTTAGTCGCCATACTCAGGACGCAGTTTGTCGCAGGAAAAAAACTGTCCAGCGAATATTTAGGTCCTTATGAGGTGACGCAAGTAAAGAGGAATGGTAGATACGACGTAAGGAAAGCAGCGGATGTCGAAGGGCCTACAAATACTTCTACCAGTTGCGACTATATGAAAATGTGGCGCTATATTAAGGACAACGAAGACGATTTATCATCTGGGACAGATGAATGATCAGGAATGGCCGAATGTAAGGTACGATGGAGAGTTACAGAGGCTTAACAGCAGCAAGCGGACAGATGATCTTTAACAGCAGAGATTAGCAGGAGAGCAACAGAGAGTACAGCAGACAGCAGAAGAGAAGAACACGAGAGAGAGACAGTTGAAGTTGCAGGGTACAGCAGACAGCAGTGAGAAAAAAGCGAGCGAACCGAAGCAGCAGATTAAGACTAAATTATTTGTAACTTTTCCAAACTactttaaatcaaattaaaaaataaacttagtTGAGTAAGCCCACTCAActcacatatatatgtatatctatatatataaatataaaaaaaaaattctgaGTTGACTCCGATATATATTgatgaatatacatacatgtaaaaaTTTTCACTCTTGTGTGgcctcatatatatatatagagtcccgtctacagaacatttatttggtttGGAGACCTTGATGAGAATTAGGATAGGGGACTGAGACCACATGAAGGGgagaaaagggaagggaaaggagtaggaggagagtccaagaggagtagcaacgactgatctcgtctgccaagcgaagcccgcttggccaagatccgttgtcTCTTGGACTGGGAAAGGGAAGCGTGAAAGGAAATGTTAGTGTGGTTATTGGAAAGGGATGGtgaagaggaactgcaacgactgatctcttCTGCCAGTCAGTCACCTCGAGTGACTGAGCCTAGAGaccagcgactgacttcgtctgcaggagaataactcatcctgccgaagtccgctgatccttcggctccactcaaatagttaagtggccaaggaaaagggaagggaaagggtatacataAATTCGGTGacgaataaagaaataatgccgggTGTGTTAAACGAtcatattaataattaattaatcctaaCCATATTTTGCAATCtgggtccctaccgcactcaagcAAAACAAAGGGGGAACTTTGGTTATGGGCTCACCTGCTAATCCTGGAGGATCTCTTCAGGGCACTATGGGTTTTGTCTTCTGGTTTTTGGTTCCCCCTGTCCATGTGGCGCCATCTCCATGGTCTTATCTgacatttttttctcttttctcttAGTTCTCTTTCCCCCTCTTAAGTTTTATGACAATCATGCGACAGGGTTCCTAACTTTGACTGTCGTAATTGATATTGCAAACttgcaaaacaaacaaatgtaaCGAGCGGATTTATTTTTGgccacaaatatatatatacactctCATCTTAGCTGATAGTTAATAACTTTTTACGTTCTCttcaaattacaaaatatgaaaactGACTTGACTTACTCTTgacttatatatacatacataaaacttCAGGCAGAATTGTTGTGGAAAAACCATTTATAGATCTACTATGAAAATGTTTCGAGTATCAAGAATAGAAAAATCGTGTCTAGAATACTATATATTAAGACTTGGTTTGTGTTAAGAGGTGTATCTTTACTATGATATAACAAAAAGAGATTGATTTTCTAACATTTCACAATAAAGTGTCATCCTTATTATTCAACAAAAAATGTCCATTGCAACGTTACTTAAACTTCCAATTTGATGTTATTATTGCCTCTAAAATATAATGAGAGAAAATTATGCGCCAAATTTCATTGAAACtaattttagtttagtcaTTAAAACTCAAGATATCATTTATATGagtttaaatttgaatttaaacgAGTTTAACGTTTCTTCTTTGTTAGACATTTGTTTTTAAGCCCTTCGAAGGCCGAAATTTCATAGAAGAAAAGTTTTCTCAGCTATAGAatctaatttttttaattctaaACAATTTCAAGCCATTGTAAAAGGAACCGCATATTATTTAGTGGACAAActttgattttatatataaattttacaaaataataGAGACCTAAAAAAACCGGTTAAAAGCTTTATATACATAGAAGTCAACACTTAGATACCAAAATTTATCTGATATCTCTTTAAAGGATGATCTATATACATTTAAATGATCAACTAAAGCAATAGTTTATCCATTTAACATGAGAACTCTAAGCTGATTCTTGTCCAAAAAATTAATAGGCATTGATTTAGCTTGAACTTCAATTTTGAGACCTCATGACACTTGAATGGGGATTGGCAAACCAATTCAGAAGAATTCAGTAGATGAGCTCCTTAGAGTTCATGGCTCATCGCTGCTGGAAGGAAAGGAGGTGttagaatatatttataaatgttaatCAGAAAAATTCCAATgttaatttagaaaatttggCTCAATTTGTCCTGCTCTTTTTGAATACGTTCGAATAATTCGCTATTGTCTTTTAACAGTAAATCACATCCGAATTTATTATTTACCTCAAGTTACGAAATGAATAAACCTCACATAAAATGCAAGAGTATGTTTTCCAAGTCAGAATATATAAGCGATTTAAACAATATGCGCCAAATAGCCCCACACTTTCCCCTCATAATAATGAGAAATCGAGTAACTACTTATGGCATTAATTCCCAatcaataatttcaaattctaAGAACTCTTAGTTCCTAACTTTAAGCACTCTTAAAGTTTTTCcatcaaaaatgtttaaaattctatttcaaTTGACTTGAAATTCCCATcattatttataaattcttGTGAATGTCGCTCATCGTCAATTTAAAGAAGAGAATTTTTagataaattaaaaatgtaacaTTTAAGCTTTGATGTAATTTAATATGCTTGGCCTTTTGAAATTTTCCTGCAAACACTTTATTGTCTGATTGGCTCTCAAGTCAATTTGCCATCTCATTTACAATTGTCGAATTGGCAAGGCAACTAACATTTGTCTGCTTCCCACCAATTTCTCACCCGCTTTCACCCCTACACTTTCGACACTCGACAACTCACCAGTCTCATCTAATTTTTGCTGATGTCAGTGTACAGTCAGTTGGTCATATACTTAAGCCAATGATTGCTTTTCAATATCTATGGAACTTAAGGCCAAggcaaaatatgaaatatgtcTGCTTCCCCCCACTTTCTCACCCGCTTTCACCACTACACTTTCGACACTCGACAACTCACCAGTCTCATCTTATTTTTGCTCATGTCCGTGTACAGTCAGTTGGTCATATATTTAAGCCAATGATTGCTTTTCAATATCTATGGAATTTAAGGTCAAGGCAAAATATGAAGCAGGTCCGTTTTCCATACATGTGGGAAATGGTATTGAGAGGGAGCAATCAAAAGTAATAGAAGAGAGAagacaaacgcgtagtggccgaacattctagtagtagtagagagagcagggcataggatcattatataagttgagagagagcttgttaaagaggccgtggattattcgcaaagagactgtcaactgagtcgcacgtcaaggtccataattagtttcgtgttatttctataagtatgtttaaattctaacaatatattgaactcgattgtcatcaaacaattcaaatattaataaataaataaatatagtaacgatcgctaaatcaacgctacatacatatatttggcATTTGAAAAGTTTATTATATTGGACTGTGTTGattcataaattaactttgctGGTTCGTTTTGTATTATAAAATAAGGTTTTGCTTTATTCCCTGTGTTGGTTTCTGTTGGCCAATAAGCAATTAACTAACTCAACATACATTTCTCGTTTTCACCACACGCTTGCTATTGCAACAGCCAAAACGGTGTGACCATACAACccaaagttaaaaataataaaataaaaagatcgtttacattcaaataaaattaagtttcTCAACATACCGCCGGGCCCTGAAACAATGTTTCTGAAACTGGCAGGGGAGCCACCTTGGTTATGGGACGGGTTATCTCTCCTGTAGCTGTCTTTAACTTAAGGGCTCGTACTAGACCGTCTGGGCCAGGAATCGTCTCGATAATGAGTATGAGAATCCTTTACTAGTACGAGATCATCAGGCTTCGGGTTTGCCGATTTCATTAACCATTTTGGCCTCTGCTGCAACGACGTAAGGTACTCAAGATGCCACTTTTTCCAAAAGCCTTGCAACATGGCCTGAGATTGCTGCCAGTAATCCAATCGGTTTGGCGGCACTTGGTCCAAATCTCCATCTGGCACTGTGGTGTAAGGACGACCGATCAGCATGTGAGCGGGCGAAAGATATCCAACGTCTGTATCGGAAGTGGCACAAAGAGGCCTTGAGTTGATCACCGCTTCCACCTGTGTTAACAACGTATGCATTTGTTTGAATGTAAGAACGGCGTGGCCGATTACTCGGTGTGAATGAAGCTTGAAATGAAGCCATTTGCCGCTCCAGTGAGGCGCATGTGGCGGTATGAACTTCCAGTTGATGCCTTCGATCGATAACGCCTCTGCTATCTTGTTATTGTGCAGCTGGGATTGAACCAATTGTTCCATTTCGTTAAGACTTCTTTTGGCTCCCATGAAATTTCGTCCATTGTCGCTGAACATCGTCACACGCAGAGCAGACAAAAATGTATCAGTGCTAAGGTCTGTTGCCAGCTCCAAGTGTAAAGCTGAGGTAGCCATGCATACGAAGAGACATATGTATCCGTTTTCCTTTCGAGCGGTCCTTCCTTTATGTGGCTTCATCATGATTGGGCCACCATAATCACAGCCTGTATTTTCGAACGGAAATGCTTGCCGAACTCTCACTGCCGGTAGTGCGGCCATTAGTTGGTTGCTGGTATGTGCTCGCTGTCTGAAGCAGTTGTGAGTAACTTTACGAATCAGATTTCTGGCTCCCATTATCCAGAAACGTTGACGAACTATGACAAAGAGGGCCGAAACTCCTGGGTGTAGATTATGTTGATGCTCGTGTTCCAAAATCAGGTGAGATATGCGATGCTTCCTCGGCAAGATGAGCGGATGCTTGGCTGAATTTGATAACTCCGAATTATTGAGGCGACCTCCTACACGTAGAAGCCCACTGTCATCTAGAATCGGCGTCAGGGTACACAGCTTAGAGCCTTTTGGTACGCATCCTTCATTTCGTAGCGCTTTTCGTTCTTTATGCCATTCGTCTTGAGCTTGCTTCCTGGCTGCCTTGTACTCGTCGTAGGTTACGGCGAAAGTGTTTGACTTTTCTTGGGGGTTTTTCATGTGTCGGATGAA
This region of Drosophila willistoni isolate 14030-0811.24 unplaced genomic scaffold, UCI_dwil_1.1 Seg17, whole genome shotgun sequence genomic DNA includes:
- the LOC124461000 gene encoding uncharacterized protein LOC124461000, which gives rise to MKNPQEKSNTFAVTYDEYKAARKQAQDEWHKERKALRNEGCVPKGSKLCTLTPILDDSGLLRVGGRLNNSELSNSAKHPLILPRKHRISHLILEHEHQHNLHPGVSALFVIVRQRFWIMGARNLIRKVTHNCFRQRAHTSNQLMAALPAVRVRQAFPFENTGCDYGGPIMMKPHKGRTARKENGYICLFVCMATSALHLELATDLSTDTFLSALRVTMFSDNGRNFMGAKRSLNEMEQLVQSQLHNNKIAEALSIEGINWKFIPPHAPHWSGKWLHFKLHSHRVIGHAVLTFKQMHTLLTQVEAVINSRPLCATSDTDVGYLSPAHMLIGRPYTTVPDGDLDQVPPNRLDYWQQSQAMLQGFWKKWHLEYLTSLQQRPKWLMKSANPKPDDLVLVKDSHTHYRDDSWPRRSSTSP